The DNA sequence GTGAGATCGCGGGCGCCGAACTCGGCGGAGTCGGCGATGTGCTCGATGCCGGTGACGTACGCCGGGGTGTCGACCAGCTCGCGGGCCCGGTCGCCGGAGGCGAGGATGATCGCGCCGGCTCCGTCGGTGACCGGCGGGCAGTCATGACGGCGCAGCGGGTCGGCCACGTACGGCTCGGCGAGCAGCTCACGTTCGTCCCTGCCGGTGGCGCGGGCGGCGACCGAGGCCATCGCGCCCTCCGACCACGTGCCGGCGTCGATCCCCGCGCGGGCCTGGAGCGCGGCGATGTGGTGCCGACCCGGCCAGAGCGGCGCGACCGTGTACGGGTCGAGCTGCAGTGCCATGGCCGAGTCGAGGTCCGTGCTCGCCGAGGCCTTGCCGAACCCGTAGACCAGTGCGGTGTCGGCCTGTCCGGTGGCGATCTTGAGGTAGGCCTCGAAGAACGCCCAGGCGGCGTCCATCTCCACGTGCGATTCGCTGATGGGGGGCACCGCGCCGATGGTGTCGACGGCGGAGATGAAGGAGAAGGCCCGCCCGGCCAGGTAGTCGCAGGAGCCGGAGCACCAGAAGTCGATGTCGGTCCGGTCCAGACCCGTCTGGCGGTAGCACTCGGCGAAGACGGGCGCGAGCATCTCGACGCCGTTGGTGGTACCGAATGTGGACTCGGTGTGTCGGGCGTGGGCGAAACCGACGACGGCCACGTCCCGGGGTGCGGTGGGGGTCACGGGTGTCCTCTACAGGTGATGGGCGTAGGAGTCGGGGTCGGCGTCGGGGTCGCCGGTGGGTTCGAAGTGCGTGATGGCCTTCATCGAGGCGGGGCGGTCCGCCTCGGGCGTCCAGATCGCACGGACGCGCATCCCCATGCGCACCTCCGACGCCTCGCAGCCCAGTACGAGGTGCTGGATCGGGACGTCCGACCCGTCCAGGAGGATGTACGCGGTGACGTACGGAGGTGTGATCTCCTGGCCCGCGAACGGCACGTTGACGATGCCGAACGTGGTGACGGTCCCGACGTCGGAGACCTCCACGTACTCACCCATCGCCACTCCGTCCGAGGGGCAGTAGTCCCGCGGCGGGACGTAGACCTCGGGCCCGTTGGAGCGTCTGCGCCCGAGCATCCGGCCCTGCACGATCGCCCGGAGGAACTCGCTCTCGGCGGGCGAGGCGGTGTGGGTCACCGAGAGTCCGATCGGCGTGACGAGCATGGAGACCGCCTCGTCTCCGGAGGACTGCGCCAGCTGGTCGTCGCCCGAACCTGTGTCGCCCGCCGCGTCCGCGGGGACCACGCACGCGATGTCGTGGATGGTCCCGGTCCGCTCGGCCGACCAGAGCAACCGCACGCGCATCCCGGAGCTCACGGACCCGGGACCGTCCGCGGCGAGGGGGAGCAGGATGGCGGTGTCGGCGCCGTCGAACCGGACCAGTGCCCACGCGAAGGGCGAGTCGAGCGGGGCGACGTCGGCGGGTTCGGGAACCCAGGTCCAGACGACGACGACGCCCTCGATCCCGGTTCCCGAGCCCACCTCGACGAACTCCGTCAGGGCCTCGTGGGTGTGGGGGTCGAACTCCACGGGCGGCAGGTGGACGGCGCCGCGGGAGTCGCGTGTCCCCACGAGGCGGCCCTCACGCAGGCCGGTGAAGAACGCGCCGAGGACCGGCCCGGTCGATCGGGTGTAGTCGAAGGACGGGGCGAGCGGTGCCGAGAGCACGGGCTCGTCGGGCGGGATGATGTCCACAACGATCTCTCTGGATGTCACCCCACAAGTAGAACACGTTCCAGTGCGGTGCGTGTTGCTTTTCGCGGGCTCGCCCCACGCCGCGGCGGCGTGGGTCACACTGGGGCCCATGAAATTCGCCTTGCAGCTCGGATACTGGGGCGCCCAGCCGCCCACCAACCACGCCGACCTCGTGGTGGCGGCGGACAGGGCGGGGTTCGACACCGTCTTCACCGCCGAGGCCTGGGGCTCGGACGCGTTCACCCCGCTCGCCTGGTACGGCTCGCTCACCGAGCGCATCCGCCTGTCCACGGCGGTCGTGCAGCTGTCCGCCCGGACGCCAACGGCCACCGCGATGAGCACCATGACCCTGGACCACCTCTCCGGCGGCCGCTTCTGTCTGGGCCTGGGCGTCTCCGGTCCGCAGGTGGTCGAGGGCTGGTACGGCCAGCCTTTCGCCAAGCCGCTGGCCCGGACGCGGGAATACATCGACATCATCCGTGCGGTGCTCCGCCGCGAGGCGCCCGTCACCTCCGACGGCCCCGCCTACGCGCTGCCGTACCAGGGCCCCGGTGCCTCCGGCCTGGGCAAGCCACTCAAGC is a window from the Dietzia sp. JS16-p6b genome containing:
- a CDS encoding thiolase domain-containing protein, with amino-acid sequence MTPTAPRDVAVVGFAHARHTESTFGTTNGVEMLAPVFAECYRQTGLDRTDIDFWCSGSCDYLAGRAFSFISAVDTIGAVPPISESHVEMDAAWAFFEAYLKIATGQADTALVYGFGKASASTDLDSAMALQLDPYTVAPLWPGRHHIAALQARAGIDAGTWSEGAMASVAARATGRDERELLAEPYVADPLRRHDCPPVTDGAGAIILASGDRARELVDTPAYVTGIEHIADSAEFGARDLTDSPSARAAAVRATRSSGDRPDLGGVTVAELHTQYTHQELLLRSALGIGDHVAVTPSGGSLLADPLFSAGLERIGYAANDVMEGRTERALAHATSGHLLQQNLICLLEGRPA
- a CDS encoding Zn-ribbon domain-containing OB-fold protein; the encoded protein is MTSREIVVDIIPPDEPVLSAPLAPSFDYTRSTGPVLGAFFTGLREGRLVGTRDSRGAVHLPPVEFDPHTHEALTEFVEVGSGTGIEGVVVVWTWVPEPADVAPLDSPFAWALVRFDGADTAILLPLAADGPGSVSSGMRVRLLWSAERTGTIHDIACVVPADAAGDTGSGDDQLAQSSGDEAVSMLVTPIGLSVTHTASPAESEFLRAIVQGRMLGRRRSNGPEVYVPPRDYCPSDGVAMGEYVEVSDVGTVTTFGIVNVPFAGQEITPPYVTAYILLDGSDVPIQHLVLGCEASEVRMGMRVRAIWTPEADRPASMKAITHFEPTGDPDADPDSYAHHL